The genomic window TTTGTCAAATTCTGTAGTACCTTTTTTAATTTTCACAATTGCAGAAGGTTTTGTAGAAGTCATTACAGAGTTGCTAGTAGCAATTGCTCCAGAGAAACCGTAGGCATCTCCATTTTCGTCTTGGAATAATCCGTTTGTGAAATAAGCTCCTAAATAACTAGTACGGTTATCTTTGATTACTTTTTCTAATTTCAACTCTGGATAGTTGTAAACCGCTACCCAAGTACTATCTGGATTTGCAGTACCAAAGTTGTCTACTCCATCTCCTTTAATACTCATATAAGGCATATACACTTTATCTCCAACTTGAGTCGCCCAAGTATAAAAAGCTCTTTCTCCGTTTCCAGCCAATTTCTTAGTATCTTGTTGAGCTTCACCTGTAATAAGTGACTTTTCTGCATCAATTTTGTACATAGATGCGATAGAAGCACCACTTCTTGGCACTTTTACCGTTAAGATATCTTTATTGATTGCAGCAAATACATGTACCGTTTCTGCTTGGAAATCAGATTTTTTAACCAATTTCCCCTCAGCATTTAAGTTATAAGTGGTTACAGCTCCAGGATTTCCTTGTCCGTAAAGCAAACTAAAGAAGTTATTTTGTGCTGTAATATAGTAACGGTAAGTTCCGTCTTGCTCCAATCCATTTCCTGTAGTAGTAATAGATCCTGTAGAAACATCGTCTGCAGTTAGCAAATAATCTGCAATTCCTGCTGCCCCTGTTGTTGCAGTAATAATATATTTTGTTTTTCCTGTATCTGTTCCTCCGCCAGTTTCTCCTCCTGATTTATCAGAATCACTGCTGCAAGAAAAAGCTGTAAAAGCTAAAACAGCTGAAAATAATGCTAATGTGGTACTTTTCTTCATTGTATTATAGTGTTTGTATTAAAATTTAATTATTTGATTTACTGAAGTAATATCTCAATTTGATATAGAAAGCGCGACTTGGTTTTTGCAGCGAAAAATTATCGTAAAGCTTATTGTCTAATAGATTTTTGCATTCTAAAGCAATATTGTATTTTCCGTTTGCCATTGTATAAACAGCATTTAAATCATGGCTAAACTGCTGCGGAATTTCTAACTTGCTATCCTTGCTTCCCATACTTGGCCATGACAAATAATAAGTATGAACATATAGCAGATTATAGCCTACAGATAAGTTGTTGCCTTTTTTCCAAACATCATTAAAGAACACCGTAGCATCTGCACTTCCGAATAAATAAGGCATATTTGGAATTCTGTCATTATAAAAAGGAGATACATAATTTTGATTTGGCTCGTACATAGTTTTGTTTCTAATGTTCTGGTACGTTGCGTTGAAACCAGCCGTAAAACGATTGCTGTATGAATATCTAATCTCGCCATCAATACCATAATTGGTTACTTTTCCTTGATTGACATTCGTAGTCATAGTTTGATTATTATTTAATGTCGGACGAATAAAATCGACTGCATTTCTATGCAAAAGATTTACATCAAAAGACAAAGCATTTTTTTCGCGGAAACTGGTCTGAAAACTTGCTCCTAAATTGTAATTGTTACTAGATTCAGGTTTTAAAGAAAGGTTTCCTTCTAAATTATCATTGACATTACCAAAGATTTCCTCTGGACTTGGCAATCTATAAGTCTTTTCGTAAGAAGCTTTAATTTGAAGATTATGCCTCAAATAATAACTCGTAGCCGCTCCATAACCCGTTGTAGAAGTATGATCTACATATTTCTGATACGCAATATCGCCAGTAGCTCCCGACGGATTGTAGCTTCTTGAATAAGTAGTTTTTAATGAATAATCTTTTAGGAAAACAGAAGTACTCCATTTTTCATTATAATCTAATTTATAACC from Flavobacterium sp. KACC 22763 includes these protein-coding regions:
- a CDS encoding DUF4374 domain-containing protein — protein: MKKSTTLALFSAVLAFTAFSCSSDSDKSGGETGGGTDTGKTKYIITATTGAAGIADYLLTADDVSTGSITTTGNGLEQDGTYRYYITAQNNFFSLLYGQGNPGAVTTYNLNAEGKLVKKSDFQAETVHVFAAINKDILTVKVPRSGASIASMYKIDAEKSLITGEAQQDTKKLAGNGERAFYTWATQVGDKVYMPYMSIKGDGVDNFGTANPDSTWVAVYNYPELKLEKVIKDNRTSYLGAYFTNGLFQDENGDAYGFSGAIATSNSVMTSTKPSAIVKIKKGTTEFDKTYFFNVQEKSGGYKISSTTYISKGKFLLLMYGNVGKNNGAVKMAIADVYNQTFTWVTNAPETLTSVTSRYNITSEDGSSAIVGINTPDGNWIYSINGTTAVATKGMKVEGGQITAIQKLKY